In a single window of the bacterium genome:
- a CDS encoding ATP-binding protein: MSADDPKSRRLTDAEAALSRDEQRVRRLLQAAVDYIYTVRVENGRAVETLHGPGCVLVTGYKPEEYLNDPSLWIRMVPEEDRPAVQAQAEAALRGETTLPIEHRIVHADGTIRWVKSVVVAHRKTDDEVSEYDGLINDITARKQAEELTIRQQAQLIQADKMATLGTLVSGVAHEINNPNNYILLNAKLIAKAWKDLLPALQHYFEHEGDFRIAGMPYSKAVTEIPALTQAIVDGTMRIQKIVQNLKDFARSDPGELDQMIPVNAVVEAAMMIVANLVRKSTDHFSVDLGAEIPALRGNFQQLEQVVINLLTNACQALAGREQEIALRTRHDRARHTAVIEVADTGIGIDPEQARYIFDPFYTTRRDIGGTGLGLAISYNIVKRHGGELQFTSKSGQGTTFRVVLPLP; encoded by the coding sequence ATGAGCGCCGACGATCCCAAATCCCGCCGCCTGACGGATGCCGAGGCAGCCTTGAGCCGGGACGAACAGCGCGTGCGCCGTCTGCTTCAGGCCGCGGTCGATTATATCTATACCGTGCGCGTCGAAAACGGCCGGGCCGTCGAGACCCTGCACGGCCCCGGCTGTGTGCTCGTAACCGGCTACAAACCGGAAGAGTATCTCAACGATCCCTCCTTGTGGATCCGCATGGTCCCCGAAGAGGACCGTCCGGCGGTGCAGGCCCAGGCGGAGGCCGCGCTGCGCGGTGAAACTACGTTGCCGATCGAACACCGCATCGTTCACGCTGACGGCACGATCCGCTGGGTCAAGAGCGTCGTCGTCGCCCATCGCAAGACCGATGACGAAGTGAGCGAGTACGACGGGCTGATCAATGACATCACGGCGCGCAAGCAGGCGGAGGAGCTGACCATCCGCCAGCAGGCGCAGCTGATCCAAGCCGACAAGATGGCGACCCTGGGCACGCTGGTTTCGGGCGTGGCCCACGAAATCAACAATCCCAACAATTACATCTTGCTCAACGCCAAGCTGATCGCCAAGGCCTGGAAGGATCTTTTGCCGGCGCTGCAGCATTATTTCGAGCACGAGGGCGATTTCCGGATCGCCGGCATGCCCTATTCCAAGGCGGTCACCGAGATCCCGGCGCTCACCCAGGCGATCGTCGACGGTACCATGCGCATCCAGAAGATCGTCCAGAATCTCAAGGATTTTGCACGCAGTGACCCGGGGGAACTGGATCAGATGATCCCGGTCAATGCAGTGGTGGAGGCGGCGATGATGATCGTCGCCAACCTGGTGCGCAAATCAACCGACCATTTCAGCGTCGACCTCGGTGCTGAAATTCCGGCGCTCCGAGGCAATTTCCAGCAGCTGGAGCAGGTGGTGATCAATCTGCTCACCAACGCCTGCCAGGCCCTTGCAGGTCGCGAGCAGGAGATCGCGCTGCGCACCCGCCACGACCGCGCGCGCCATACCGCGGTGATTGAAGTCGCTGATACGGGCATCGGTATCGATCCCGAACAGGCGCGCTACATCTTCGACCCCTTCTATACCACGCGGCGCGACATCGGCGGCACCGGACTGGGGCTGGCGATCTCGTACAACATTGTCAAGCGGCACGGCGGCGAACTCCAGTTCACCTCCAAATCGGGCCAGGGGACTACCTTTCGCGTGGTCCTCCCCTTGCCCTGA
- a CDS encoding sigma-54 dependent transcriptional regulator, with protein MSDVIYPDHPVLLVDDEEQFLRSASYTLISEGITNVETCQESRQVMERLARQSYALVVLDMMMPHLSGEELLKQIVRDYPEVPVVIITAINEVEWVVKTIKAGAFDYLVKPVDDARLVTVVVRALQLREVRDENILLKQYLLSARLEHPEKFAAIITESQAMRGIFQYIEAIARTPLPVLITGETGTGKELIARALHDVSGRSGEFVALNVAGVDDHFFSDTLFGHTRGAFTGADRERKGLIEQAAGGTLFLDEIGDLSLESQVKLLRLLQEAEYYPLGADTTKTSDARVVVATLRGIEYLQKSDRFRKDLYYRLKSHHIALPPLRQRREDIHLLVDHFLLKAADKLGKRRITPPKELYALLANYPFPGNIRELEGMIDDAVSRHQGGVLSLEPFRRAVDPGWQEGEESGSVVEEPAGEGAIAFGEILPTLRQAEKALIAEALRRAENNQGIAAGMLGLTRRALNNRLQREK; from the coding sequence ATGAGCGATGTAATCTATCCGGACCATCCGGTGCTCCTGGTCGACGACGAGGAGCAGTTCCTGCGCAGTGCCAGCTACACCCTGATCTCTGAGGGGATCACCAACGTCGAGACCTGCCAGGAGAGCCGACAGGTCATGGAACGGCTGGCGCGGCAGAGCTATGCCCTGGTCGTCCTCGATATGATGATGCCGCATCTTTCGGGGGAGGAGCTGCTCAAGCAGATCGTCCGCGATTATCCGGAGGTGCCAGTGGTTATCATCACGGCGATCAACGAGGTGGAGTGGGTGGTCAAAACCATCAAGGCCGGGGCCTTTGATTACCTGGTCAAACCGGTCGATGATGCGCGCCTGGTAACGGTGGTGGTGCGGGCCCTGCAGCTGCGCGAAGTGCGCGACGAGAATATCCTGCTCAAACAGTATCTGCTCTCGGCCCGGCTGGAGCACCCGGAGAAATTCGCGGCCATCATCACCGAAAGCCAGGCGATGCGCGGCATTTTTCAGTATATCGAGGCCATCGCGCGGACACCCCTGCCGGTGCTGATCACCGGCGAGACCGGAACCGGCAAGGAGCTGATTGCCCGAGCCCTGCATGACGTCAGCGGCCGCAGCGGCGAGTTTGTCGCTCTCAACGTGGCGGGCGTGGACGACCATTTCTTCTCCGATACCCTCTTCGGTCATACACGCGGCGCCTTCACCGGCGCCGATCGCGAGCGCAAGGGATTGATCGAACAGGCGGCGGGCGGCACACTCTTTCTCGACGAGATCGGCGATCTCAGCCTCGAGTCGCAGGTCAAGCTGCTGCGGCTGCTGCAGGAGGCGGAGTATTACCCCCTCGGCGCCGATACGACGAAAACCTCCGATGCGCGCGTGGTCGTGGCCACCCTCCGTGGCATCGAGTATCTGCAAAAGAGCGATCGCTTTCGCAAGGACCTCTATTACCGCCTCAAATCCCATCACATCGCCCTGCCGCCCCTGCGCCAACGCCGCGAGGATATCCACCTGCTGGTCGATCATTTTCTCCTGAAGGCGGCGGATAAGCTGGGGAAGCGCCGGATCACCCCGCCGAAGGAACTCTATGCCCTGCTGGCGAATTATCCCTTCCCCGGCAATATCCGCGAGCTCGAGGGGATGATTGACGATGCCGTCAGCCGCCACCAGGGGGGTGTGCTTTCGCTGGAACCCTTCCGGCGGGCAGTCGACCCCGGCTGGCAGGAGGGGGAAGAGAGCGGAAGTGTGGTGGAAGAACCGGCAGGGGAGGGGGCGATCGCTTTCGGCGAAATCCTGCCGACGCTGCGCCAAGCGGAGAAGGCGCTGATTGCGGAGGCGTTGCGGCGGGCGGAGAACAATCAGGGGATCGCCGCGGGGATGCTCGGGTTGACGCGCCGCGCTCTCAACAACCGGCTGCAGCGGGAAAAATAG
- a CDS encoding HEAT repeat domain-containing protein: MKKGMFTLALAGLLAGFSYGADNTASLSTAKLVKAVEDYTLALKSENPGVRSSALYMLALIKSQYPKLNVSEVKSKLSKLSRKDDDPVVRIHANLILSYLNSDSLMTKIKVEDPRTPAVFYSQLIAEMTASPDEAK, encoded by the coding sequence ATGAAAAAAGGAATGTTCACCCTGGCCCTGGCCGGCCTGTTGGCCGGTTTCAGCTATGGTGCAGACAACACCGCAAGCCTCAGCACCGCCAAACTGGTGAAGGCTGTCGAGGACTATACGCTGGCCCTCAAATCGGAAAATCCCGGCGTCCGCTCCAGCGCCCTCTATATGCTGGCGCTGATCAAATCTCAGTACCCCAAACTGAACGTCTCCGAGGTTAAAAGCAAACTGAGCAAGCTCAGCCGCAAGGACGACGATCCGGTGGTACGGATCCACGCCAACCTGATCCTCAGCTATCTCAACAGCGATTCGCTGATGACCAAGATCAAGGTCGAGGATCCCCGGACTCCGGCGGTCTTTTACTCGCAGCTCATCGCCGAAATGACGGCGAGTCCGGATGAAGCAAAATAA
- the ettA gene encoding energy-dependent translational throttle protein EttA: MANEPNKIIYSMIGVSKVYQQKAVLKNISLSYFYGAKIGVLGLNGSGKSTLLRILAGIEKDFTGETVLSPGYTVGLLEQEPVLDESKSVREIVQQGVQEVVDLLAEYEVINSRFAEPMSDAEMDKLIERQGAVQEKLDHLNAWDLDSRLELAMDALNCPPGETPVRVLSGGERRRVALCRLLLQQPDILLLDEPTNHLDAETVLWLEAELNRYPGTVIAVTHDRYFLDNVAGWILELDRGEGIPWKGNYSSWLEQKEARLLLEEKKETERQKTLRRELEWIRMTPRARQAKSKARISAYERLLEEESTARQKDLELYIPSGPRLGKIVIQAEQISKSYGDRILFEEFSFNLPPGGIIGVIGPNGAGKTTLFRLIVQDEQPDRGVIRIGETVRLAYVDQSRAALDPQKTVWEMISGGQERIQLGGREMNSRAYVGQFNFLGSDQQKKVGLLSGGERNRVHLALALKQGANVILLDEPTNDLDVNTMRALEEGLLSFAGCAVVISHDRWFLDRICTHIISFEGDSGVVWFEGNFSDYQENRRQRLGKAADVPHRVKYKRMTR, from the coding sequence ATGGCCAACGAACCCAACAAGATCATCTATTCCATGATCGGCGTCAGCAAGGTCTACCAGCAGAAAGCCGTTCTGAAGAATATCTCGCTCTCCTATTTCTACGGCGCCAAGATCGGCGTCCTTGGACTCAACGGCTCAGGCAAGAGCACCCTGCTGCGGATTCTCGCCGGCATCGAGAAGGACTTTACTGGAGAGACCGTGCTCTCGCCGGGCTATACGGTCGGTTTGCTGGAGCAGGAGCCGGTGCTGGACGAGAGCAAGAGCGTCAGGGAGATCGTGCAGCAGGGGGTGCAGGAGGTTGTCGACCTTCTCGCCGAATATGAGGTCATCAACAGCCGCTTCGCCGAGCCGATGAGCGACGCGGAAATGGACAAGCTGATCGAACGCCAGGGAGCGGTGCAGGAGAAGCTCGATCACCTTAATGCGTGGGATCTGGATTCGCGGCTGGAGCTGGCGATGGATGCCCTCAATTGCCCTCCCGGCGAGACGCCGGTCCGGGTGCTTTCGGGCGGCGAGCGCCGGCGGGTGGCCCTGTGCCGGCTGCTGCTGCAGCAGCCCGACATCCTTCTGCTCGACGAACCGACCAACCATCTCGATGCCGAGACGGTGCTGTGGCTCGAGGCCGAGCTGAACCGCTACCCAGGCACGGTCATCGCGGTCACCCATGACCGCTATTTCCTCGACAATGTCGCCGGCTGGATTCTCGAACTGGACCGAGGCGAGGGCATTCCCTGGAAGGGCAATTACTCCTCCTGGCTGGAGCAGAAAGAGGCGCGGCTGCTGCTGGAGGAGAAAAAGGAGACCGAGCGGCAAAAGACCCTGCGGCGCGAGCTGGAATGGATCCGCATGACGCCGCGAGCGCGCCAGGCCAAATCCAAAGCGCGTATCAGCGCCTACGAGCGCCTGCTCGAGGAGGAGAGTACCGCACGGCAAAAGGATCTGGAGCTCTATATCCCCTCCGGACCACGGCTGGGCAAGATCGTTATCCAGGCGGAGCAGATCAGCAAGAGTTACGGCGACCGGATCCTGTTCGAAGAGTTTTCCTTCAATCTGCCGCCCGGCGGCATCATCGGCGTGATCGGGCCCAACGGCGCCGGCAAGACCACCCTCTTCCGGCTGATCGTTCAGGATGAGCAGCCGGACCGCGGTGTTATCCGCATCGGCGAGACCGTCCGGCTCGCCTATGTCGATCAAAGCCGGGCCGCGCTCGATCCGCAAAAGACCGTGTGGGAGATGATCAGCGGCGGTCAGGAGCGAATCCAGCTGGGCGGCCGGGAGATGAATTCGCGCGCTTATGTGGGCCAGTTCAATTTCCTCGGCAGCGATCAGCAGAAAAAGGTCGGCCTGCTCTCCGGCGGCGAGCGCAACCGGGTGCACCTGGCCCTGGCCCTCAAGCAAGGCGCCAATGTAATCCTGCTCGACGAGCCCACCAACGATCTCGATGTCAATACCATGCGCGCGCTCGAGGAGGGATTGCTAAGCTTCGCCGGCTGCGCGGTGGTGATCAGCCATGACCGCTGGTTTTTGGACCGGATCTGCACCCACATCATCTCCTTCGAGGGCGACAGCGGCGTGGTCTGGTTTGAGGGCAATTTCAGCGACTATCAGGAAAACCGCCGCCAGCGTCTGGGCAAGGCGGCGGATGTGCCCCATCGGGTCAAATATAAAAGAATGACGCGATGA
- a CDS encoding MFS transporter, producing the protein MTRRSADASIPLSAVSEHPHPGLVLLAFAAFIALGMPDGVLGVAWPSVRSGFGLPLDAVGLLIAASTAGYLTASFASGLLVARLEIGLLLAASCALTGAGLIGYTLVPAWWMMVLLGIAAGLGAGAIDAGLNTYAATHFSAGLMQWLHASYGVGAALGPVTMTAALASLHSWRAGYVVIGGFQLALAVCFAFTLPVWNRTGEAVASTAPGAPDSRRTPLSVTLRSRGAWLSMLLFFLYTGAEFSLGTWSYSLLTESRGIRPETAGLWAGSFWATFTAGRMAAGLYAGRAGVDRLVRGSLLAALAGALVWWWNPLPAANLVAVIVIGFALAPIFPALTTGTRHRVGLRHTANTIGMQMAAGSLGCAFTPALVGVLARRISLEIFPICLVVLFVTLLGLNALAERSRARLAE; encoded by the coding sequence ATGACCCGGAGGAGTGCGGACGCCTCCATCCCCCTCTCCGCAGTCAGTGAGCATCCCCATCCCGGCCTGGTGCTGCTCGCCTTTGCCGCGTTCATCGCGTTGGGGATGCCGGATGGCGTGCTGGGTGTGGCCTGGCCCTCGGTCCGGTCCGGGTTCGGCCTTCCCCTTGATGCCGTCGGACTGCTCATCGCAGCCTCCACCGCCGGGTACCTGACCGCCAGCTTCGCCAGCGGGCTGCTGGTCGCACGTCTGGAGATCGGCCTGCTGTTGGCGGCGAGCTGTGCCCTCACCGGAGCCGGCTTAATCGGTTATACTCTGGTCCCTGCCTGGTGGATGATGGTGCTGCTGGGGATCGCAGCCGGTCTGGGAGCCGGCGCGATCGATGCCGGCCTTAACACCTACGCCGCAACCCATTTCAGTGCCGGACTGATGCAATGGCTGCATGCCAGCTACGGGGTGGGGGCTGCCCTCGGCCCCGTCACCATGACCGCCGCGCTGGCCAGCCTGCACTCCTGGCGGGCGGGTTATGTAGTCATCGGAGGATTTCAACTGGCCCTGGCGGTCTGCTTCGCGTTCACCCTCCCGGTATGGAACCGGACAGGAGAAGCCGTGGCCTCCACGGCACCCGGAGCGCCGGATTCCCGCCGGACCCCGTTGTCTGTGACCTTGCGCTCGCGCGGCGCCTGGCTGAGCATGCTGCTCTTCTTTCTCTATACCGGCGCTGAATTCTCGCTGGGAACCTGGAGCTATTCGCTGCTCACCGAGTCGCGCGGTATCCGGCCGGAGACGGCCGGCCTGTGGGCGGGCAGTTTCTGGGCGACCTTTACGGCGGGACGGATGGCTGCTGGTCTCTATGCCGGCCGGGCGGGTGTCGACCGCCTGGTGCGCGGCAGCCTGCTCGCCGCCCTCGCCGGCGCCCTGGTTTGGTGGTGGAATCCCCTGCCTGCTGCGAACCTCGTGGCGGTGATCGTGATCGGATTCGCCCTTGCTCCCATTTTCCCGGCCCTGACCACCGGGACCCGTCATCGGGTGGGCCTGCGCCACACCGCAAACACCATTGGCATGCAGATGGCGGCAGGTTCATTGGGTTGCGCCTTCACACCGGCCCTCGTCGGCGTCCTCGCCCGCCGCATTTCACTGGAGATCTTTCCGATCTGCCTGGTCGTCCTTTTCGTGACACTTCTCGGCCTGAATGCCCTGGCCGAAAGGTCGCGCGCCCGCCTGGCGGAGTAA
- a CDS encoding secondary thiamine-phosphate synthase enzyme YjbQ, protein MKSYRKELWFNVPSRRAFIHITPQVEQCLAESGIREGLLLVNAMHITASVFINDNESGLHQDYEKWLEKLAPHEPVGQYRHNDTGEDNADAHLKRQVMGREVVVAVTAGRLDFGPWEQIFYGEFDGRRRKRVLVKIIGE, encoded by the coding sequence ATGAAAAGCTATCGCAAAGAACTCTGGTTCAATGTTCCCTCCCGCCGCGCTTTCATCCATATCACTCCCCAGGTCGAGCAGTGCCTCGCCGAGAGCGGTATCAGGGAGGGACTCCTCCTCGTCAATGCCATGCACATCACAGCATCCGTTTTTATCAACGACAATGAGAGCGGATTGCATCAGGACTATGAGAAGTGGCTGGAAAAACTGGCGCCGCACGAGCCGGTCGGCCAGTACCGGCATAATGATACCGGCGAGGATAATGCCGATGCCCATCTCAAGCGCCAGGTGATGGGGCGGGAAGTCGTTGTTGCCGTCACCGCCGGGAGGCTGGATTTTGGCCCATGGGAGCAGATTTTTTACGGGGAATTCGATGGCCGGCGCCGCAAGCGGGTACTGGTGAAGATCATCGGCGAGTGA
- a CDS encoding sodium:solute symporter, with protein MRSLDWIILIAFLAFIALYGLWRGRRARTAESYLLAGRSLRWYTVLFSIMATQASAITFLSTPGQAYADGMRFIQFYFGLPLAMVVLSITVVPLFHRLKVYTAYEYLEQRFDGRVRTLTAALFLVQRGLAAGLTIYAPALIFATILGWDIFWMNLVFGSVVVLYTASGGTRAVSHTQTVQVLIIFTGMVVACTMLIRLLPAQVSLLDATRLAGKLGKLESIDPSFNLHSRYTLWSGLIGGFFLQLSYFGTDQSQVQRYLTGKSVTQSRMGLLFNGLLKIPMQISILFLGVLVFVFYQFTAPPLFFNAGPVTAIRHTPQAAVYADLEQQYAALHAEKQAAIGGLLTAMHREDAVEEARYAAGLKQTNGEMQAVRESAIDLLAARHPGMDRKDTNFVFLTFLVHYLPVGLLGLVIAAIVAAAMGSTAAELNALASTTTVDFYRRFRRQPQATTAADASGEEAGKLDPAAAQAVNQAAAERRTVRFSRGATLFWGFFAVAFADYASRLGSLIEAVNILGSLFYGTILGIFLTAFYMPRVGGRAVFRAALAAETVVVACFLWSGISFLWYNLIGCLAVMGLSWLPSLSRGRLTRR; from the coding sequence ATGCGCTCGCTCGACTGGATCATCCTCATCGCCTTCCTCGCCTTCATCGCCCTCTACGGGCTGTGGCGGGGACGGCGCGCCCGAACGGCGGAGAGCTACCTGCTCGCAGGCCGCAGTCTGCGCTGGTACACCGTGCTCTTTTCGATCATGGCCACCCAGGCCAGCGCCATCACCTTCCTCTCGACCCCGGGGCAGGCTTATGCCGACGGCATGCGCTTCATCCAGTTCTATTTCGGTCTGCCGCTGGCGATGGTGGTGCTTTCGATCACCGTCGTGCCCCTTTTCCACCGCCTCAAGGTCTATACCGCCTACGAGTACCTAGAGCAGCGCTTCGACGGCCGTGTCCGCACCCTCACCGCGGCGCTTTTTCTCGTCCAGCGTGGGCTTGCCGCCGGGCTGACCATCTATGCCCCGGCCCTCATCTTCGCCACCATCCTCGGCTGGGATATTTTCTGGATGAATCTGGTCTTCGGCAGCGTGGTTGTGCTTTACACCGCCAGCGGCGGCACCCGCGCGGTCAGCCACACCCAAACGGTCCAGGTGCTGATCATCTTTACCGGGATGGTGGTGGCCTGCACCATGCTGATCCGCCTCCTGCCCGCTCAGGTCAGTCTTCTGGACGCGACGCGGCTCGCCGGCAAACTCGGTAAGCTGGAGAGTATCGATCCCTCTTTCAACCTGCACAGCCGCTACACCCTCTGGTCGGGGCTTATCGGCGGTTTTTTCCTGCAGCTCTCCTACTTCGGCACCGACCAGTCCCAGGTGCAGCGTTACCTCACCGGCAAGTCTGTGACTCAAAGCCGCATGGGGCTGCTCTTCAATGGCCTGCTCAAGATCCCGATGCAGATCTCGATTCTCTTTCTCGGCGTGCTGGTCTTTGTCTTTTACCAGTTCACCGCCCCGCCGCTTTTTTTCAACGCCGGACCGGTGACGGCCATCCGTCATACCCCCCAGGCGGCCGTGTATGCGGATCTCGAGCAGCAGTATGCCGCGCTGCATGCGGAGAAACAGGCGGCGATCGGAGGATTGCTGACGGCCATGCACCGCGAAGATGCCGTCGAGGAGGCCCGCTATGCGGCTGGTCTGAAGCAAACCAATGGTGAGATGCAGGCGGTGCGTGAATCGGCCATTGATCTCCTCGCGGCTCGGCACCCTGGCATGGACCGCAAGGATACCAATTTTGTCTTTCTCACCTTTCTGGTCCATTACTTGCCGGTCGGCTTGCTCGGTCTTGTGATTGCAGCTATCGTCGCGGCGGCCATGGGATCGACAGCCGCCGAGCTCAACGCCCTCGCCTCGACCACGACGGTGGATTTTTATCGCCGGTTCCGGCGCCAGCCGCAAGCCACTACGGCAGCCGATGCCAGCGGCGAGGAGGCCGGCAAGCTCGATCCCGCCGCGGCTCAGGCCGTTAATCAAGCCGCAGCAGAGCGCCGCACCGTCCGCTTTTCCCGCGGGGCCACCCTCTTCTGGGGATTTTTCGCAGTCGCCTTCGCCGATTATGCCAGCCGCCTGGGGTCGCTGATCGAGGCGGTCAACATCCTCGGTTCGCTCTTTTACGGCACCATCCTCGGTATCTTTCTGACCGCCTTTTACATGCCCCGCGTCGGTGGCCGCGCGGTCTTTCGTGCCGCCCTCGCCGCTGAAACTGTGGTCGTCGCCTGCTTCCTCTGGAGCGGTATTTCCTTCCTCTGGTATAACCTCATCGGCTGCCTGGCGGTGATGGGGCTCTCCTGGCTGCCATCACTCTCCCGCGGCCGGCTCACTCGCCGATGA